From a region of the Halolamina sp. CBA1230 genome:
- a CDS encoding transcription initiation factor IIB family protein: protein MPTSNIYDRGFDEDVQRGVTKPCPECGGEVRTNTAETVCEDCGLIINDQAIDHGPEWHVDEEDEQRRTGAPLTAARHDRGLSTRIGSDQDAAGRDLAPEKRRRLARLRREHARGRWQSTQDRNLGHGLTEIRRIASALGLPDSVRDQACQLFRTAQTDGLLPGRSIEAMAAASVFAVCRCNGHSRLIADVAPVAQVAQSRVENAYKVLNEALGLPTSPMAPPQFVPRLASDLGCTDAVQHDAIRLAEQAVDAGVTTGVHPAGFAAACLYMAACAHDAPLTQADAAAAADVTMETVRNHRDRLLSIVE from the coding sequence ATGCCCACGAGCAACATCTACGATCGCGGGTTCGACGAGGACGTCCAGCGTGGTGTAACCAAGCCGTGTCCCGAATGCGGTGGGGAGGTGCGGACGAACACGGCCGAGACCGTCTGCGAGGACTGCGGGTTGATCATCAACGACCAAGCGATCGATCACGGCCCGGAGTGGCACGTCGACGAGGAGGACGAGCAACGGCGGACTGGCGCGCCGCTGACCGCTGCCCGGCACGATCGCGGCCTCTCGACACGGATCGGCTCGGACCAGGACGCAGCCGGGCGCGACCTCGCTCCCGAGAAACGCCGCCGCCTCGCCCGATTGCGCCGCGAGCACGCCCGCGGCCGGTGGCAGTCGACACAGGACCGAAACCTCGGCCACGGCCTCACGGAGATCCGGCGGATCGCGAGCGCGCTTGGTCTCCCTGATTCCGTGCGTGATCAGGCGTGTCAGCTGTTCCGGACGGCGCAGACCGACGGACTGCTACCAGGGCGCTCGATCGAGGCGATGGCGGCGGCGAGCGTGTTCGCGGTCTGTCGCTGTAACGGGCACTCGCGGCTCATCGCCGACGTGGCGCCGGTCGCCCAAGTCGCGCAGTCACGCGTCGAGAACGCCTACAAGGTACTCAACGAGGCACTCGGGTTGCCCACGTCGCCGATGGCGCCGCCGCAGTTCGTGCCACGGCTGGCGTCGGACCTCGGGTGTACCGACGCCGTGCAGCACGACGCGATACGGCTGGCTGAGCAGGCCGTCGACGCCGGCGTCACGACCGGTGTGCATCCCGCGGGCTTCGCGGCTGCCTGCCTGTACATGGCGGCCTGTGCCCACGACGCACCGTTGACCCAAGCCGATGCGGCAGCGGCGGCCGACGTGACGATGGAGACCGTCCGAAACCATCGCGATCGGCTGCTCTCCATCGTAGAATAG